The proteins below come from a single Drosophila kikkawai strain 14028-0561.14 chromosome 3R, DkikHiC1v2, whole genome shotgun sequence genomic window:
- the Bdbt gene encoding protein Bride of doubletime, producing MDWYVGTEWEDKGRGLTKKVLAFQLSDMEKPTACSTLQFSVNKKCANLGERPSKYLASDETTAYPQQHSLEMGRAVYPVDCYVEILLQQFLPGETAACSILTKNGVRIEFEMRLDKIVKNTQVEKLDAAGMYDLALRLKESGVATFKSYPKFAFDYFARAAKLLITYKPFDKLTKRENGINGSTVEELFIQIQTNLAACLLLEKRYEHVIYHTQFVETAESPSEKSIYRRALAFYHLKEFAKAQATIERVPNYEEKREFSKLRDNIAASWKDSNTHYKEVVQRMFS from the coding sequence ATGGACTGGTATGTGGGCACAGAATGGGAGGATAAAGGCCGAGGCCTTACCAAGAAAGTGCTTGCCTTCCAGCTGAGCGACATGGAGAAGCCAACGGCGTGCAGCACCTTGCAGTTCAGTGTCAACAAGAAATGCGCCAATTTGGGTGAGCGGCCCAGCAAGTACTTGGCGAGCGATGAAACCACGGCGTATCCTCAACAACACTCCCTGGAAATGGGCCGAGCCGTGTACCCAGTGGATTGTTATGTCGAGATTTTGCTGCAGCAGTTCCTTCCCGGTGAAACAGCCGCCTGCAGCATCCTGACCAAAAATGGCGTTCGGATCGAGTTCGAGATGAGACTGGACAAGATAGTGAAGAACACGCAGGTGGAGAAGCTGGACGCAGCGGGTATGTATGACCTGGCGCTGCGTCTCAAGGAGAGTGGCGTGGCCACATTCAAATCCTATCCGAAATTCGCATTTGATTACTTTGCGCGGGCCGCAAAGCTGCTGATCACATACAAACCCTTCGACAAGTTGACCAAGAGGGAGAACGGCATTAACGGAAGTACAGTCGAGGAGCTCTTTATCCAGATACAGACCAACCTGGCCGCCTGCCTGCTGCTGGAGAAGCGCTACGAGCACGTCATCTACCACACGCAATTCGTGGAAACGGCGGAGAGTCCCAGTGAGAAAAGCATTTACCGGCGCGCATTGGCCTTCTACCACCTGAAGGAGTTTGCCAAGGCACAGGCCACCATCGAGCGGGTGCCCAACTACGAGGAGAAGCGCGAGTTCAGCAAGCTGCGGGACAACATTGCTGCCAGCTGGAAGGATAGCAACACCCACTACAAGGAGGTGGTACAGCGTATGTTCAGCTAG
- the ppan gene encoding protein Peter pan: MGRGNKKVHPKSRTAAFKASEPSEIVEAPHSFVIHRGLTCPYITDLTLDFRRIMEPYTATNLREKRMNRIKDFVSLSSFFHVSHMGIFNKASTQLSFKVVRLPRGPSLTFKVHQFTLARDVISSSRQQMIDNDHFKHPPLVVMNNFTGDGKHLKLMATTFQNMFPSITLTKVNIGTIRRCVLFSYTPETKLVEMRHYSVQVVPVGMKRAVKKIVKGAIPHLGKCTEVVDFVTKDGFASESEAEDDEQSHVVLAQTLKSKGNLEDNKSSIKLHEIGPRLTMQLIKIEDGLLTGEVLYHDHVVKTEEEKETMRKLVEKKAKQKEQRKKEQAENRARNIQLKKDEKRAAKRAEEGHNDSDPEDDAEYYKEEVGEEPDEELFKMEAKSSRKRPKLPGGMKFKNKRAKLDPKSKKTNGKPNDYKDRRPKFDPKKSRKSK, encoded by the exons ATGGGACGCGGCAACAAGAAAGTGCATCCAAAGTCCCGTACGGCCGCCTTCAAGGCCAGTGAGCCGAGCGAGATTGTCGAGGCGCCCCACTCCTTCGTCATCCACCGCGGCCTCACCTGCCCGTACATCACAGACCTCACGCTGGACTTCAGGCGTATTATGGAGCCGTATACGGCTACTAATCTGCGAGAGAAACGGATGAACCGCATCAAGGATTTTGTAAGCTTGAGCAGCTTCTTCCATGTCTCGCATATGGGCATCTTCAACAAGGCCTCCACGCAGCTGTCTTTCAAAGTGGTCCGTTTGCCGCGCGGTCCCTCCCTGACTTTTAAG GTTCATCAGTTCACGCTGGCCCGCGACGTGATCTCGTCCAGCAGGCAGCAGATGATCGACAACGACCACTTCAAGCATCCCCCGCTGGTCGTCATGAACAATTTCACCGGCGATGGCAAGCATCTGAAACTGATGGCCACCACGTTCCAGAACATGTTTCCCTCGATCACCCTGACCAAGGTGAACATTGGAACAATCCGTCGCTGTGTCCTGTTCTCCTACACTCCGGAGACGAAGCTGGTGGAGATGCGACACTACTCGGTGCAGGTGGTGCCCGTGGGCATGAAACGAGCTGTGAAGAAGATAGTAAAAGGCGCTATTCCGCATTTGGGAAAGTGCACCGAAGTGGTGGATTTTGTGACAAA AGATGGATTCGCCTCCGAATCAGAGGCCGAGGATGACGAACAGTCGCACGTGGTGCTCGCACAAACGCTCAAGAGCAAGGGCAACCTGGAGGACAACAAGAGCTCCATCAAGCTGCACGAAATCGGGCCGCGTCTAACCATGCAGCTAATCAAAATAGAGGACGGACTCCTCACTGGCGAGGTTCTGTACCACGATCATGTGGTAAAAACGGAGGAAGAAAAGGAAACGATGCGCAAGCTGGTCGAGAAGAAGGCGAAGCAGAAAGAGCAGCGCAAGAAGGAGCAGGCGGAGAACCGGGCTCGCAACATACAACTTAAGAAGGACGAAAAGAGGGCGGCTAAACGGGCAGAGGAGGGACACAATGACAGCGATCCCGAAGATGATGCCGAGTACTACAAGGAGGAAGTGGGCGAGGAGCCAGATGAAG AACTCTTCAAAATGGAAGCCAAGTCCTCGCGCAAGCGACCCAAGCTGCCCGGCGGCATGAAGTTCAAGAACAAGCGGGCCAAGCTGGATCCCAAGAGCAAGAAAACCAATGGCAAGCCAAACGACTACAAGGACAGGAGGCCCAAGTTTGATCCCAAAAAGAGTAGGAAGTCAAAGTAG
- the Rab11 gene encoding ras-related protein Rab-11A: protein MGAREDEYDYLFKVVLIGDSGVGKSNLLSRFTRNEFNLESKSTIGVEFATRSIEVDGKTIKAQIWDTAGQERYRAITSAYYRGAVGALLVYDIAKHLTYENVERWLRELRDHADQNIVIMLVGNKSDLRHLRSVPTDEAKLFAERNGLSFIETSALDSTNVETAFQNILTEIYRIVSQKQIRDPPEGDVIRPSNVEPIDVKPTVTADVRKQCCQ from the exons ATGGGAGCTAGAGAAGACGAGTACGATTATCTGTTCAAAG TTGTCCTTATCGGTGACTCTGGCGTTGGCAAGAGTAATTTGCTCTCCCGTTTCACGCGCAATGAATTCAATTTGGAGTCGAAGTCGACAATTGGCGTGGAGTTTGCAACGCGCAGCATAGAG GTCGATggaaaaacaattaaagcGCAAATCTGGGATACGGCCGGCCAAGAACGTTATCGCGCCATCACCTCTGCCTACTACCGCGGTGCTGTGGGAGCTCTGCTCGTCTACGACATCGCCAAGCATCTGACGTACGAGAATGTAGAGCGGTGGCTGCGGGAATTGCGCGACCATGCCGACCAGAACATCGTCATCATGCTGGTGGGCAACAAGTCCGACTTGCGGCACTTGCGCTCCGTTCCCACAGACGAGGCGAAACTGTTTGCCGAGCGCAACGGCTTGAGTTTCATAGAAACCTCGGCCCTCGACTCGACGAACGTAGAAACGGCATTCCAGAACATACTCACAG AAATCTATCGCATTGTGTCGCAGAAACAGATCAGGGATCCGCCGGAAGGCGACGTCATCCGTCCGTCGAACGTGGAGCCCATCGACGTCAAGCCGACTGTCACCGCCGATGTGCGCAAGCAGTGCTGTCAGTGA
- the rtet gene encoding major facilitator superfamily domain-containing protein 10, producing the protein MATIRSRHNGASTTTATEEELQTSSSNNNNSKLGKGKGNQEKSDPMIYIIFISLLFDLLAFTIILPLLPSLLEYYRQNDTSGLYAVLTERVRWFQQLLGAPERYISVLFGGFLGSMFSFLQFVASPIVGGLSDYYGRKPVLLVCASGIALSYLIWACSSNFALFVLARFVGGISKGNISLCMSVITDVSSVKTRGRGMALVGVAFSLGFIVGPMIGALFAIFSDKSGGSWFVLPSLLAFGLAAGDLLVLACCLRETLPKEKRVKEISSALSYGLQLLNFSAIFRFAAIKNVPKKDIEALRSIGLIYFLYLFLYSGLEFTVTFLMYHKFGYTSMDQAKMFLTTGVIMTLLQGSVVRRLPEAKIKGYAIFSLYLIVPAFVLVGLAESSRLLYAGMILFAISTAFAVTCLTTLVSKYGNDDQKGSVLGIFRSLGALARALGPVVGSIAFWCVGSKITYIAGGLLLIYPALALQRVRI; encoded by the exons ATGGCTACCATACGGAGTCGCCACAATGGAGCTTCTACAACAACGGCGACAGAGGAAGAGCTCcagaccagcagcagcaacaacaacaatagcaagcTGGGAAAGGGAAAGGGCAACCAGGAGAAGAGCGACCCCATGATATACATCATCTTTATATCTCTGCTTTTTGATCTGCTGGCATTCACCATTATTCTACCACTGCTGCCGTCGCTTTTGGAATATTATCGCCAGAATGATACATCCGGCTTGTACGCCGTGCTCACGGAGCGCGTTCGATGGTTTCAGCAGCTCCTCGGAGCGCCTGAGCGGTATATATCGGTGCTATTCGGTGGCTTCCTCGGTTCCATGTTCAGTTTCCTGCAATTTGTGGCGAGCCCGATTGTGGGCGGGCTCTCGGATTACTACGGCAGGAAACCGGTGCTGTTGGTTTGTGCG TCTGGCATCGCCTTGTCCTATCTGATCTGGGCCTGCTCCAGTAATTTCGCCTTGTTCGTTCTGGCCCGCTTTGTGGGCGGCATCAGCAAGGGTAACATCTCGCTGTGCATGTCCGTCATCACGGATGTGTCCAGCGTGAAAACCCGTGGTCGGGGCATGGCCCTGGTGGGCGTGGCCTTCTCGCTGGGCTTCATTGTGGGACCCATGATTGGAGCCCTATTCGCAATATTCTCCGATAAGAGTGGAGGATCTTGGTTTGTGCTCCCCTCGCTCCTTGCCTTTGGTCTGGCTGCAGGCGATCTCCTGGTGCTAGCCTGCTGTCTCCGAGAGACTTTGCCCAAG GAGAAACGTGTTAAGGAGATTTCATCTGCCCTGTCATATGGCCTGCAATTGCTCAACTTCTCGGCCATATTTAG ATTCGCTGCTATCAAAAATGTCCCAAAAAAAGACATTGAGGCCTTGCGATCAATTGGACTGATATACTTCCTTTACCTCTTTCTGTACTCCGGCTTGGAGTTCACCGTCACCTTTCTGATGTACCACAAATTTGGGTACACCTCCATGGACCAGGCCAAGATGTTTTTGACAACCG GTGTTATCATGACATTGCTGCAGGGATCGGTGGTTCGTCGCCTCCCCGAGGCAAAGATCAAAGGCTATGCCATTTTTAGTCTGTACCTGATTGTCCCGGCCTTCGTATTAGTTGGCCTGGCCGAAAGCAGTCGATTGCTCTACGCCGGCATGATCCTCTTTGCCATCTCAACGGCCTTCGCTGTTACCTGCCTCACCACCCTGGTGTCCAAGTATGGCAATGATGACCAGAAGGGTTCAGTATTAGGCATTTTTCGCTCCCTAGGAGCTCTTGCTCGGGCGTTGGGTCCCGTGGTGGGCAGTATTG CTTTCTGGTGCGTAGGCTCAAAGATCACCTATATAGCCGGTGGACTTCTGCTCATTTATCCAGCCTTGGCCTTGCAGCGTGTTCGCATTTAG
- the Sec15 gene encoding exocyst complex component 6: MSKVTVQDIEAVDDYWGPTFRSILEGNNSKQIGEQLDQRIRSHDKEIERICNLYYQGFIDSIQELLQVRTQAKQLHDEVHSLDTSLRQISASLIQQGNDLVRARQIESNLASAIEALKSCLPALECYMKFTQQAKNKQYYQALRTLETLETEHLARLKAHNYRFATQMQIQIPIIKENIRRSSASDFREFLENIRKFSPRIGELAITHTKQLQKRDINAIIAEHMQTQANGGAGGAGTGAGDGGDDDGANVSAQDLIDFSPIYRCLHIYMVLGQREYFEKDYRQQRRDQAKLVLQPPPNMHDNLEAYKTYICAIVGFFVVEDHVKNTAGDVVTNSYLEDLWSNSLTKFVNEISMSSSSCTDPNILLRIKNLIMLSINTFKCYGYTVNILWELLHNMRDHYNEVLLQRWVHVFRDILDKEQFLPMVVQNVEEYEGIIERFPFHSEQLENAPFPKKFPFSRMVPEVYHQAKEFMYACMKFAEELTLSPNEVAAMVRKAANLLLTRSFSGCLSVVFRQPSITLTQLIQIIIDTQYLEKAGPFLDEFVCHMTNTERSVSQSPSAMFHVARQDAEKQVGLRICSKIDEFFELSAYDWLLVEPPGIASAFITDMISYLKSTFDNFAFKLPHIAQAACRRTCEHIAEKIYSIMYDEDVKQISTGALTQINLDLMQCEFFAASEPVPGLKEGELSKYFLRNRQLLDLLILEEWSTYFHDYGKQENRYHLVQPQSIIVILEKIREADKKPIFSLVRKNDKKKLLETVLKQLKHIAERQN, translated from the exons ATGTCCAAGGTGACCGTGCAAGATATAGAGGCGGTGGATGACTACTGGGGACCCACATTTCGATCGATTCTAGAAG GAAACAATAGCAAGCAGATTGGCGAGCAGCTGGACCAGCGGATTCGTAGCCATGACAAGGAGATCGAGCGTATCTGCAACCTGTACTATCAAGGCTTCATCGACTCCATTCAGGAGCTGCTGCAGGTGCGCACACAGGCGAAGCAGCTGCACGACGAGGTGCACTCGCTGGACACCTCGCTGCGTCAGATCAGTGCCTCGCTAATCCAGCAGGGCAACGACTTGGTGCGAGCGCGCCAAATTGAGTCCAATCTGGCCAGTGCTATTGAGGCACTGAAGTCCTGTCTGCCGGCTCTCGAGTGCTACATGAAGTTTACACAGCAGGCCAAAAACAAGCAGTACTACCAGGCTTTGCGCACCCTCGAAACCCTCGAGACGGAGCACCTAGCGCGTTTAAAGGCGCACAACTACCGCTTCGCCACCCAGATGCAGATCCAGATACCCATCATCAAGGAGAACATACGGCGCTCGTCCGCCTCAGATTTTCGCGAGTTCCTAGAGAACATACGAAAGTTCTCACCAAGGATCGGTGAGCTGGCCATCACCCACACCAAGCAGTTGCAGAAACGCGACATTAACGCCATCATCGCAGAGCATATGCAGACGCAAGCCAATGGAGGAGCGGGTGGAGCAGGGACTGGTGCCGGTGATGGTGGCGACGATGACGGCGCGAATGTTAGTGCCCAGGACCTAATAGATTTCTCGCCCATCTACCGGTGCCTGCACATCTACATGGTGCTGGGACAGCGGGAGTATTTCGAGAAGGACTACCGCCAGCAGCGTCGAGACCAGGCCAAGCTGGTGCTTCAGCCGCCTCCAAATATGCACGACAACCTGGAGGCCTACAAGACCTATATCTGCGCCATTGTTGGATTCTTCGTGGTGGAAGATCACGTTAAGAACACAGCCGGCGACGTCGTCACCAACAGTTATCTGGAGGACCTCTGGTCGAACTCACTAACCAAGTTCGTTAACGAGATCAGCATGAGCTCGTCGTCCTGCACCGATCCCAACATACTGTTGCGCATTAAAAACCTGATCATGTTGTCCATAAATACATTCAAGTGCTACGGCTACACGGTGAACATCCTATGGGAGCTCCTACACAACATGAGGGACCACTACAATGAG GTATTGCTGCAGCGCTGGGTGCACGTCTTTCGCGATATCCTCGACAAAGAGCAGTTTCTGCCCATGGTGGTACAGAATGTGGAGGAGTATGAGGGCATCATTGAGCGGTTTCCCTTTCACTCGGAGCAGCTGGAGAACGCACCGTTTCCCAAGAAGTTCCCCTTTTCGCGCATGGTTCCCGAGGTATATCACCAGGCCAAGGAGTTCATGTACGCCTGCATGAAGTTTGCCGAGGAGTTGACATTGTCACCGAATGAGGTGGCCGCCATGGTGCGCAAGGCGGCCAATCTGCTCCTCACACGCAGCTTCAGCGGCTGCCTTTCGGTGGTTTTTCGTCAGCCGAGCATCACGCTAACGCAGCTCATTCAGATCATCATTGACACGCAGTATTTGGAGAAGGCCGGACCTTTTCTGGACGAGTTCGTCTGCCATATGACCAACACGGAGCGGAGTGTGTCGCAGAGTCCATCGGCCATGTTCCATGTGGCGCGGCAGGATGCCGAGAAGCAGGTTGGCCTGCGGATCTGCTCCAAAATCGACGAGTTCTTTGAGCTAAGCGCCTACGACTGGCTACTGGTGGAGCCGCCGGGCATAGCGTCCGCCTTTATCACGGACATGATTTCGTATCTAAAGAGCACATTCGACAATTTTGCCTTTAAGTTGCCCCACATCGCCCAGGCTGCCTGTCGACGCACCTGTGAACACATTGCGGAAAAGATCTACTCAATCATGTACGATGAGGATGTGAAGCAGATTTCGACGGGGGCGCTGACACAGATCAACCTCGACCTCATGCAGTGCGAGTTTTTTGCGGCCTCAGAACCGGTCCCAGGACTGAAGGAGGGCGAGCTCAGCAAGTACTTCCTGCGCAACCGCCAGCTGCTGGACCTGCTCATCCTTGAGGAGTGGAGCACGTACTTCCACGACTATGGCAAGCAAGAGAACCGATACCATCTCGTCCAGCCGCAGTCCATTATTGTGATACTGGAGAAGATCCGCGAGGCGGACAAGAAGCCCATTTTCTCGCTGGTGCGCAAGAACGATAAGAAGAAGCTGCTGGAAACAGTTCTTAAGCAGCTCAAGCACATTGCCGAGCGGCAAAACTAG
- the Tbc1d22 gene encoding TBC1 domain family member 22B: MQNNDADIESDLRMDNNVEQAAKSQTADSTATTTTPAAAVSAGAVSPASGNVVANANSTFWKNSGRRVPGRPSPKRELDKSVGAGGAAVGGRGAGPNTGMVSTFRDYQQSVSDAWDTGDDEFCIISSSEAAAAAAVGAGGDGARISRQVSQTVALNVIETHSRSNQNHNASKSASDCSADLISGSRNSSDDTKEDRRSLPDSNENRSRLRNYPGRPQLQKISSNCQDSEYETKIEKFQVLLDSPQLDLVALKKISWSGVPRKMRAVSWRLLSKYLPPSSERRMAVLESKRQGYQDLRHNYFRVDSQDETQQDTYRQIHIDVPRMNPQIPLFQQQLVQEMFERVLFIWAIRHPASGYVQGINDLVTPFFIVFLQEALSPNTDLEKYDMSTLPEETRNIIEADSFWCLSKFLDCIQDNYIFAQLGIQEKVNQLKDLIQRIDVNLHRHLQTHGVDYLQFSFRWMNNLLTRELPLHCTIRLWDTYLAESDGFALFHLYVCAAFLLHWKEQLMQQNDFQGLMLLLQNLPTHNWSDRQINVLLAEAFRLKFTYADAPKHLETKS; the protein is encoded by the exons ATGCAAAATAATGACGCTGACATCGAATCGGACCTTAGGATGGATAATAATGTAGAGCAAGCAGCAAAAAGCCAAACAGCAGATtccacagcaacaacaaccacaccAGCAGCTGCAGTCTCAGCCGGAGCAGTGAGCCCAGCAAGTGGAAACGTTGTGGCCAACGCGAACTCGACCTTTTGGAAAAACAGCGGACGACGGGTGCCCGGACGGCCAAGTCCCAAGCGGGAGCTCGATAAGTCGGTCGGGGCCGGAGGTGCGGCAGTTGGTGGAAGAGGCGCTGGCCCCAACACCGGCATGGTGTCCACCTTCCGGGACTACCAGCAGTCGGTTAGCGATGCCTGGGACACGGGTGACGACGAGTTCTGCATCATTAGCAGCTcggaggcggcggcagcggcggccgTTGGAGCAGGCGGTG ATGGCGCTCGCATTTCGCGCCAGGTGTCCCAGACCGTGGCCCTCAATGTGATCGAGACGCACTCGCGAAGCAATCAAAATCACAACGCATCCAAGTCGGCAAGTGATTGCAGCGCAGACCTAATCTCGGGCAGTAGAAATTCCTCAGACGATACCAAGGAAGACCGTCGATCGCTGCCGGACAGCAATGAGAACAG ATCACGCTTGAGGAACTACCCAGGAAGGCCGCAGCTGCAAAAGATCAGCTCGAACTGCCAGGACAGCGAATACGAGACCAAGATTGAGAAGTTCCAGGTGTTGCTAGACTCGCCGCAATTGGATTTGGTGGCTCTCAAGAAGATCAGTTGGTCGGGAGTGCCGCGGAAG ATGCGCGCTGTCAGCTGGCGACTTCTCTCGAAATATCTGCCGCCGTCGAGTGAGCGGCGGATGGCGGTGCTGGAGAGCAAGCGGCAGGGCTACCAGGACCTTAGACACAACTACTTCCGGGTGGACAGCCAAGACGAGACGCAACAGGACACGTACCGCCAGATCCATATCGATGTGCCGCGTATGAATCCGCAGATACCGCTCTTCCAGCAGCAGCTCGTCCAGGAGATGTTCGAGCGCGTCCTCTTCATCTGGGCCATCCGCCATCCGGCCTCGGGCTATGTTCAGGGCATTAACGACCTGGTCACGCCCTTCTTCATTGTCTTTCTCCAAGAGGCCCTGTCGCCGAACACGGATCTCGAAAAGTACGACATGTCGACGTTGCCCGAGGAGACGCGCAACATCATTGAGGCGGACTCGTTTTGGTGCCTCTCCAAGTTTCTCGACTGCATACAGGACAACTACATTTTTGCCCAGCTGGGCATTCAGGAGAAGGTCAACCAACTCAAGGATCTGATACAACGCATTGACG TGAATCTGCACCGTCATCTACAGACGCATGGCGTCGACTATTTGCAATTCTCATTTCGTTGGATGAACAATTTGCTGACACGCGAACTGCCGCTGCACTGCACCATCCGGCTGTGGGACACATATCTGGCCGAATCGGACGGCTTCGCCCTGTTCCATTTATACGTATGCGCGGCATTCTTGCTGCACTGGAAGGAACAGTTGATGCAACAGAACGATTTCCAG GGTCTCATGCTGCTGCTACAAAATCTGCCGACACACAACTGGTCCGATCGCCAAATCAACGTTTTGCTGGCCGAGGCATTCCGCTTGAAGTTCACCTATGCGGACGCGCCCAAGCACTTGGAGACGAAGAGTTGA